GCGTCGGAATCCCCGAGTCCGACGAGTACCCGCGGATCGTTGGCCGACGCGTAGCTGCCGTCCGAACGCGCCCGGCGCCAGAGGGTCGGGAGGCCGTCGCGCAGCACCGCCACACGCGCCCCGAGCGAGTCACGGCCACCGACCCCGGCGAGACGCAACCCGAGCCAGTGACGACGCTGCCCGACGTGGTTGACCAGCAGCCGCACCGGACCGGCGTCGTTCCCCACCAGTACGTCCATGTCGCCGTCGTTGTCGACGTCGCCGAACGCAGCGCCGCGCCCCGTCTCCGACAGCGCGAAAGCCGTCCCCGCCTGCTCGGTCACGTCCGCGAAACGGCCGTCGCCCAGGTTGCGAAACAGCGTCCTGCGCTGATCGTAGGGGAACTGCCCCTCCGGACGTCCCGGGAGCGCGGTGATCGTGCCGTTCACGACGAGCAGGTCCAGCCAGCCGTCGTTGTCGAAGTCGAACCAGGTGGTCCCCCATCCGGTGTAGGCGAGGCTGCCGGCCCCCAGTCCCGAGCCGGTGCTCCGATCGGCGAACGTGCCCGACCCGTCGTTGACGTACAGGTTGTTCCCCTGGCCGTTCAGGTGGGTCATGAACAGGTCCTCGTCGCCGTCGTTGTCGAAGTCGCCGGCGTCCACCCCCATGCTCGCCTCGGTCATGCCCATCTCGCTGAGCGCCGCGCCGGCGAGCAGGCCCGTGTCGCGGAACGTGCCGTCGCGCTGGTTGATCCAGAGCAGGTTCTCGGTGCCGTCGTTGGCGACGTAGATGTCGATCCAGCCGTCGCCGTCGAAGTCGGCGGTGGAGACCCCGAGCGCCGGGCCGAACCGGCCCCCGACGAGCGCGGTCTCGCTCACGTCGACGAAGCGCCCCTCCCCCCGGTTGCGGTACAGGTGGTCCGGGGTCCCCCCGTAGGTCTCCGGCGGGCAGTAGTCGCGCGCGTCGGCCAGCGTGCCGCACTCGATGCCGCTCTCCAGCGTGTAGTCGACGTTGTGGCCGACGTAGAGATCGAGCCAGCCGTCGCGGTCGTAGTCGAGGAAGGCGGCCGAGACGCCGAATCCGGCGGTCGGACCGATGCCCCACTCGGCGGCCACCTCCGTGAACGTGCCGTCGCCTTGGTTGATGTACAACGCGTCCGGGCCGTAGTTGGTCAGGAACAGGTCCGACCAGCCGTCGTTGTTCACGTCCCCGGCCGCGACGCCGAGTCCGTAGCCGTCCGCCTCGATGCCGCTCTGCGCCGTCACGTCGGTAAACCGCAGTAGCGGCGCGCCGTCCGGAGCGACCTCCAGGTCGTTGCGGTAGAGCCTGCCCAACAGCGGCCCCGCCCCCGCCGGCGGGATGAG
This genomic stretch from Acidobacteriota bacterium harbors:
- a CDS encoding CRTAC1 family protein, with amino-acid sequence MSNMRSIRSADGRAVTSSSARLRYDGVSRFVSTIHGSPSFVALRPVLLLLLSAGCAAESGEIAGANDWTSAISDLPAGQWFTDEAAVSGLDFVHFNGATGRFHYPELVPPGVGFFDYDSDGDLDVYLVQGRMLDAGLTPDDALIPPAGAGPLLGRLYRNDLEVAPDGAPLLRFTDVTAQSGIEADGYGLGVAAGDVNNDGWSDLFLTNYGPDALYINQGDGTFTEVAAEWGIGPTAGFGVSAAFLDYDRDGWLDLYVGHNVDYTLESGIECGTLADARDYCPPETYGGTPDHLYRNRGEGRFVDVSETALVGGRFGPALGVSTADFDGDGWIDIYVANDGTENLLWINQRDGTFRDTGLLAGAALSEMGMTEASMGVDAGDFDNDGDEDLFMTHLNGQGNNLYVNDGSGTFADRSTGSGLGAGSLAYTGWGTTWFDFDNDGWLDLLVVNGTITALPGRPEGQFPYDQRRTLFRNLGDGRFADVTEQAGTAFALSETGRGAAFGDVDNDGDMDVLVGNDAGPVRLLVNHVGQRRHWLGLRLAGVGGRDSLGARVAVLRDGLPTLWRRARSDGSYASANDPRVLVGLGDSDALPTVRVRWPDGAVEEWRDVEVDRWMTLRAGEGAAAQRGS